One Saprospiraceae bacterium genomic region harbors:
- the recA gene encoding recombinase RecA, translating to MSKEREEKLKALALTVDRLEKTYGKGSIMKLGDKPMLDLVDSISTGSLGLDIALGIGGLPRGRVVEIYGPESSGKTTLAIHAISECQKKGGIAAFIDAEHAFDRSYAEALGVKTEDLLISQPDNGEQALEIAENLIRSGAIDIIVIDSVAALVPKSEIEGEMGESKMGLQARLMSQALRKLTGTIGRTGCCCIFINQLREKIGVMFGNPETTTGGNALKFYASIRLDIRRTSNAIKDKDGNIVGNRVKVKVVKNKLAPPFRVAEFDITYGEGISKSGEIVDLGSDLNVIQKSGSWFSYEGTKIAQGRDAAKQFLEDNPELSTQIEEKIKAKLATGKLVKVEEGVEAGEA from the coding sequence ATGTCTAAAGAAAGAGAAGAAAAGTTAAAAGCCCTGGCACTGACGGTAGACAGGCTTGAGAAAACATATGGGAAGGGGAGCATCATGAAATTGGGCGATAAACCCATGTTGGATTTGGTTGATTCTATTTCCACGGGTTCTCTCGGATTGGATATTGCCCTCGGAATTGGAGGATTACCTCGCGGAAGAGTTGTTGAAATATATGGACCTGAAAGTTCTGGTAAAACTACATTGGCCATCCATGCCATTTCAGAATGTCAGAAAAAAGGAGGCATTGCAGCATTTATCGATGCCGAACATGCTTTTGACCGGAGTTATGCAGAAGCACTGGGTGTAAAAACCGAAGATCTTTTAATCTCCCAGCCCGACAATGGCGAGCAAGCATTGGAAATTGCCGAAAATTTGATACGCTCGGGTGCTATTGACATCATCGTTATCGATTCAGTAGCCGCGCTCGTTCCTAAAAGTGAGATCGAAGGAGAAATGGGCGAATCCAAAATGGGCTTACAGGCAAGGCTCATGAGCCAGGCCCTGCGAAAACTGACGGGAACTATAGGTCGCACAGGCTGTTGCTGTATTTTTATAAACCAGCTGAGAGAAAAGATCGGAGTTATGTTTGGTAACCCTGAAACTACTACAGGAGGAAATGCTTTGAAATTTTATGCCAGCATTCGTCTGGATATCAGAAGAACCAGCAATGCCATAAAAGATAAGGATGGAAACATTGTGGGTAACCGCGTTAAAGTAAAGGTCGTGAAAAATAAACTTGCCCCTCCTTTCAGAGTAGCGGAGTTTGACATTACTTATGGAGAAGGAATTTCAAAGTCAGGCGAAATTGTAGATTTGGGATCTGATTTGAATGTCATCCAGAAAAGCGGTTCCTGGTTTAGCTACGAAGGGACCAAAATTGCACAGGGAAGGGACGCAGCCAAGCAGTTTTTGGAAGACAATCCGGAGCTTTCCACCCAAATCGAAGAAAAAATCAAAGCGAAACTGGCCACAGGCAAATTAGTTAAGGTTGAAGAAGGAGTTGAAGCCGGAGAAGCATAA
- a CDS encoding T9SS type A sorting domain-containing protein, with amino-acid sequence MKIPMSILLCTIVCIAWGQMDPLFSVKLAFVDAAGNRDTVQIGFDTSANEFYNPKYGEVDLQNPFDKAFEVRAAHHSILTGSVAKGILSKKIITYAEEVFRIPDPGTICHNGSKILLFMKTKNFPVTMLWDSLDFLNTRECLSQSYVTPDYNSELVDPFYVWIDFPGKRFSCLTSSNHFNIHLDPVYTREHFPKEYTYRIVKEFSPGNFDTLYAIAINFIHDELVSPCRVFVDQEDYSEKASGFLVFPNPATDEISFQCIPDMECDWIQIHDLLGRKIRKINKVDRENRIEIRDLSPGYYMLVSGKGNEFQAVGKFMKL; translated from the coding sequence ATGAAAATTCCAATGAGCATTTTGTTGTGTACAATCGTGTGTATTGCATGGGGCCAAATGGATCCTCTATTTTCGGTAAAACTCGCTTTTGTCGACGCTGCAGGAAACCGCGACACGGTGCAAATAGGATTTGATACTTCTGCCAATGAGTTTTATAATCCAAAATACGGAGAAGTAGATTTACAAAATCCCTTTGATAAAGCATTCGAAGTCAGAGCGGCGCATCATAGCATTCTTACCGGTTCTGTGGCCAAAGGCATTTTAAGTAAAAAAATTATCACATACGCCGAAGAAGTGTTCAGAATACCCGATCCCGGAACTATTTGCCATAATGGTTCTAAAATTTTGTTGTTTATGAAAACGAAAAATTTTCCTGTGACCATGCTATGGGATAGTTTAGATTTTTTAAACACAAGGGAATGTCTTTCCCAGTCGTATGTAACGCCCGATTATAATTCCGAATTGGTTGATCCTTTTTATGTTTGGATAGATTTTCCGGGAAAGCGATTCAGTTGTCTGACATCTTCCAATCATTTCAATATTCATCTGGATCCGGTATATACCCGGGAACATTTTCCGAAAGAGTATACATATCGCATTGTGAAAGAATTTTCACCGGGAAATTTTGATACACTTTATGCCATTGCCATTAATTTTATTCACGATGAGCTGGTTAGTCCCTGTCGGGTATTTGTCGATCAGGAAGATTATTCGGAGAAGGCAAGTGGTTTTCTTGTTTTTCCTAATCCTGCAACAGACGAGATCTCGTTTCAATGTATTCCGGATATGGAATGTGATTGGATTCAAATTCACGACCTGTTGGGCCGCAAGATCAGGAAGATAAACAAAGTAGATAGGGAGAATAGAATTGAAATTCGGGATTTATCTCCGGGATATTATATGCTTGTATCCGGAAAAGGAAATGAATTCCAGGCTGTCGGAAAATTTATGAAATTGTAA
- the rsgA gene encoding ribosome small subunit-dependent GTPase A, giving the protein MKGRVMRSTGSWYDIWDDTNKRSLACRLTGRMKLDKENVTNPVAVGDLVELELENEKQGIIKQVLPRSNYIARQSPKSRLHIHLIACNIDQAVLITSICEPPLKPGFIDRFLLTTEPQNIPVIIVFNKWDLYDVAEKQIYEEQKRIYGSIGYDVLAVSATTGFGIDELRSRLHQKISLFSGQSGVGKSSVINTLAPGLILKTSEVSSWSGKGMHTTTFAQMFRIEDESFLIDMPGIKTLGFNNLEIMDVAHNFREFFKASVDCRFGSQCTHRDEPGCAVKRELEEGSISDIRYRNYLNILDEIQAQNYWERNKKY; this is encoded by the coding sequence CTGAAGGGAAGGGTAATGCGTTCAACGGGGAGCTGGTATGACATTTGGGACGATACGAACAAACGTTCGTTAGCTTGCCGACTCACCGGAAGAATGAAACTCGACAAGGAAAATGTGACCAATCCGGTAGCCGTAGGCGATTTGGTTGAACTTGAACTTGAGAATGAAAAACAGGGAATTATTAAACAGGTACTTCCCCGCAGCAATTACATAGCAAGGCAGTCGCCTAAATCGCGTTTGCATATTCATTTAATTGCCTGCAATATCGATCAGGCTGTTTTGATCACCAGCATTTGTGAACCTCCACTGAAACCCGGATTCATCGATCGTTTTCTATTGACCACAGAACCCCAGAACATTCCTGTGATCATTGTATTCAACAAATGGGATTTGTATGATGTTGCTGAAAAGCAAATTTATGAAGAACAAAAACGCATTTACGGGTCAATTGGGTATGATGTTTTGGCGGTTTCAGCAACTACGGGATTTGGTATCGATGAACTTCGATCGCGATTGCATCAAAAGATCAGTTTGTTTTCCGGGCAATCGGGAGTAGGGAAATCATCAGTGATCAATACATTAGCACCTGGTTTGATTTTAAAAACCAGTGAAGTTTCTTCATGGTCTGGTAAAGGCATGCACACCACTACTTTTGCGCAAATGTTCAGGATTGAAGACGAATCTTTTCTGATCGACATGCCTGGAATAAAAACGCTTGGTTTCAATAATCTGGAGATCATGGATGTTGCACATAATTTCCGGGAATTTTTCAAAGCTTCGGTGGATTGCCGGTTTGGCTCGCAGTGTACACACCGGGACGAACCGGGATGTGCAGTTAAAAGGGAGTTGGAGGAAGGTTCGATAAGTGACATCCGCTACCGGAACTACTTAAACATCCTGGACGAAATTCAGGCACAGAATTACTGGGAACGCAATAAAAAATATTAG
- a CDS encoding geranylgeranylglyceryl/heptaprenylglyceryl phosphate synthase: MHKKREGKKSLAILIDPDRNKLKNLDQIIDLSNQHAVDYFFIGGSLLAEDRFEFCIEKIKSGSEIPLVLFPGNQFQIHFAADALLFLSLVSSRNAEYLIGKQVEAAMKISESNIEVIATAYLLIDGGQSNTASYLSQSLPIPHDKVEVAVATAVASKLLNFQCIYLEAGSGAVNPVAPEMIRAVSKRGDLPLIVGGGLRSAEQLATAFHAGADLVVIGNAVESAPGLISSLAELKQTFHDKKSKA; this comes from the coding sequence TTGCATAAAAAACGCGAAGGAAAGAAAAGCCTGGCGATACTTATTGATCCGGACAGAAATAAGTTGAAAAACCTGGATCAAATCATTGATCTTTCAAATCAACATGCAGTCGATTATTTTTTTATCGGTGGCAGTTTATTAGCAGAAGACCGATTTGAATTTTGTATAGAAAAAATTAAATCTGGTTCTGAAATTCCACTTGTCTTATTTCCGGGCAACCAATTCCAGATCCATTTTGCAGCTGATGCACTTTTATTTTTATCTCTGGTTTCAAGCCGCAATGCTGAATATCTGATTGGCAAGCAGGTTGAGGCAGCAATGAAAATTTCTGAATCCAATATAGAAGTCATTGCAACAGCTTACCTGTTGATTGATGGAGGACAGTCGAATACAGCATCCTATTTAAGTCAATCCTTACCCATACCCCATGATAAAGTTGAAGTTGCTGTAGCCACAGCAGTGGCTTCAAAGCTGCTAAATTTTCAATGTATTTATTTGGAAGCTGGCAGTGGTGCAGTAAATCCGGTCGCGCCGGAAATGATCAGGGCAGTTTCTAAAAGAGGGGATCTTCCATTGATCGTGGGTGGGGGGCTGCGTTCTGCCGAACAATTAGCTACAGCTTTTCACGCCGGAGCCGACCTGGTCGTAATAGGAAATGCGGTGGAATCCGCTCCCGGATTGATCAGCTCTTTGGCCGAACTTAAACAGACGTTTCATGATAAAAAATCAAAGGCCTGA
- a CDS encoding redoxin domain-containing protein translates to MKFSLYFYFVTFSIFACKQSVPKVGEAPPEFSKMTWLQSQDLQWKDLKNNVVLLRWWTDGCIFCVQSADALNGWHRQYRDSGLVVIGLYHPKPEPRQCDPEEIREYVAEKHFQFPVAIDQDWTHLKKYWLNNGPREFTSVSFLIGRNGKIRYIHPGGEYHKELDSGHEKCVSDYYEFEGHILSALRESFD, encoded by the coding sequence ATGAAATTTTCCTTATACTTTTATTTTGTAACATTCTCAATTTTTGCATGTAAGCAAAGCGTACCAAAAGTTGGAGAGGCTCCTCCGGAATTTTCAAAAATGACCTGGTTGCAATCACAGGATCTCCAATGGAAAGATTTAAAAAACAATGTAGTACTTCTCCGGTGGTGGACCGATGGTTGTATATTTTGTGTGCAATCTGCAGATGCTTTGAACGGATGGCATCGGCAATACCGGGATTCTGGGCTGGTGGTGATCGGACTCTACCATCCAAAACCTGAACCGCGTCAATGTGATCCCGAAGAAATACGGGAATATGTTGCAGAAAAACATTTTCAATTTCCGGTTGCAATTGACCAGGATTGGACCCATTTAAAAAAATACTGGCTCAACAATGGACCACGTGAATTTACTTCCGTGAGTTTTCTGATTGGAAGAAATGGAAAGATCAGATATATCCATCCCGGTGGAGAATACCATAAGGAACTCGATTCAGGCCACGAAAAATGCGTTTCCGATTACTATGAATTTGAAGGCCATATCCTCAGCGCACTCAGGGAAAGTTTTGATTAG
- a CDS encoding rhodanese-related sulfurtransferase: MALRLYNLVNREELLSKMRESKEARTTISFYKYHRLLNPDFFRNHLYDRYELLGVLGRVYIATEGINAQISVPNANLDAFKTVMNDIDFLNGIRLNYAIEDNGKSFFKLIIKVRRKIVADGIEDPDFDPSNCGVHLNAQEFNEIIANKDTVLVDMRNHYESEVGHFENAICPEVVTFRESLPIISDMLREHKNKNLVMYCTGGIRCEKASAYLKYKGYENVFQLNGGIIEYARQVKNQQLENKFKGKNFVFDERLGERISDEIISRCHQCGSLCDVHVNCKNDQCHILFIQCPACAEKYEHCCSRRCADFEKLDSEEKQQVRGQLEFNGSKFSKGRYKALGKDEALVLH, encoded by the coding sequence ATGGCACTTCGACTTTACAATTTAGTCAACCGTGAGGAATTGCTCAGCAAGATGAGGGAAAGCAAGGAAGCGCGGACGACCATTTCTTTTTATAAATATCACCGGCTGCTCAATCCTGATTTTTTCAGAAACCATTTGTACGACCGATACGAACTGTTGGGAGTTTTAGGTCGCGTTTATATAGCTACAGAAGGCATCAATGCACAGATTTCTGTTCCCAATGCAAATCTGGATGCATTTAAGACGGTGATGAATGATATTGATTTTCTGAATGGGATCAGATTGAATTATGCCATTGAAGACAACGGAAAATCATTTTTTAAATTGATCATCAAGGTTCGGCGTAAAATTGTTGCTGATGGTATTGAAGATCCGGACTTTGACCCTTCCAATTGCGGCGTCCACCTCAATGCTCAAGAATTCAATGAAATCATTGCAAACAAGGACACGGTTTTAGTCGACATGCGAAATCATTACGAAAGCGAAGTCGGACATTTTGAAAATGCCATTTGCCCCGAAGTGGTAACATTCAGGGAATCGCTGCCTATAATTTCTGATATGCTCCGGGAACATAAAAATAAAAACCTGGTGATGTATTGTACAGGAGGAATCCGCTGTGAAAAAGCAAGCGCATATTTAAAATACAAGGGATATGAAAACGTATTCCAGTTGAATGGAGGCATCATTGAATATGCAAGGCAAGTAAAAAATCAGCAACTGGAAAATAAATTCAAAGGCAAGAATTTTGTTTTTGATGAAAGACTGGGAGAACGAATTTCCGATGAAATAATATCGAGATGCCACCAATGCGGAAGCCTCTGCGATGTACATGTCAATTGCAAAAATGATCAGTGTCATATTTTGTTTATACAATGTCCTGCCTGTGCTGAGAAATACGAACACTGTTGCTCGAGGCGATGTGCTGATTTTGAAAAGCTGGATTCTGAAGAAAAGCAGCAGGTACGCGGACAGCTTGAATTTAATGGCAGCAAGTTTTCCAAAGGACGTTACAAAGCCCTTGGCAAAGACGAGGCTCTGGTTTTACACTGA
- a CDS encoding S8 family serine peptidase, protein MKNHMKYCTILFSLILTNLSAQLSPMLSEKMNQGEQWPVLISFKRQANLDEWKEEWTKEMKGNYVYSKLKQTAEFSQKNTIAYLTNRHLNFRSFYIANLISAEIDREALNYLQSLSEIDKISYDAQQSFRYPTVDNSINLKPRGPEITWGIEQMNVPAVWDMGFKGQGVVVAGEDTGVKWDVNGLKDKYRGFENGQTDHNYNWHDAIHTISPLSGSPDNPCGLSIKEPCDDHSHGTHTVGTMVGNTDDQLFGVAPESKWIGCRNMERGNGALSTYIECFEFFLAPHDLDGKNHNPLKAPHVINNSWYCSLEEGCDSSTFPIMERVVENLKKAGIVVVVSAGNDGANCSTLNHIPAIYEESFTVGSVRQDLKISDFSSNGPVVNYKNTRVKPNVVAPGSDVLSVLPDGSFASWNGTSMAGPHVAGLVALMISANPLLAGQVNRIEQIIEETATRLSADFDCWPSTGSSVPNNTYGFGFVNAKAAVEKALLVVDVKNNLNNEISLYPNPAKNFVIVTMDGYPGIQVAIQNVFGEKIMQFQNSGIQHKIHTEGWLPGLYFLTTDNGKAIPFVVSY, encoded by the coding sequence ATGAAGAACCATATGAAATATTGCACCATTTTATTTTCATTGATTTTAACAAATCTATCTGCGCAGTTGAGCCCCATGCTTTCTGAAAAAATGAATCAGGGAGAACAATGGCCGGTACTGATCTCTTTTAAACGCCAGGCAAATCTGGACGAATGGAAAGAAGAATGGACCAAAGAAATGAAAGGAAATTATGTTTATTCGAAGCTTAAACAAACTGCCGAATTCAGCCAGAAAAATACCATTGCTTATTTAACAAATCGCCATCTGAATTTTAGATCGTTTTATATCGCAAACCTCATTTCAGCTGAAATCGATCGCGAAGCTTTGAATTATTTGCAATCCTTGTCTGAGATCGACAAAATTAGTTACGATGCGCAACAAAGCTTTAGATACCCTACTGTCGACAACTCGATAAATTTAAAGCCAAGAGGCCCTGAAATAACCTGGGGTATCGAACAAATGAATGTTCCCGCGGTTTGGGATATGGGATTCAAAGGGCAGGGCGTCGTTGTAGCCGGAGAAGATACCGGTGTGAAATGGGATGTCAACGGACTTAAAGATAAATATCGCGGATTCGAAAACGGACAAACCGATCACAATTACAACTGGCACGATGCTATTCACACCATCAGCCCTTTGAGCGGCAGTCCCGATAATCCTTGCGGACTCAGTATCAAAGAACCCTGCGACGATCATTCACATGGAACGCATACCGTAGGCACCATGGTAGGAAATACAGACGATCAGCTTTTTGGCGTTGCTCCCGAATCCAAATGGATAGGATGCAGAAATATGGAAAGAGGAAATGGAGCACTTTCTACTTATATCGAATGTTTTGAATTCTTTTTGGCACCGCATGATCTGGATGGAAAAAATCACAATCCCCTGAAAGCTCCGCACGTCATCAACAACAGCTGGTACTGCAGTCTGGAAGAAGGTTGCGACTCTTCAACTTTTCCAATTATGGAACGCGTTGTTGAAAATTTGAAGAAAGCAGGCATAGTAGTAGTAGTGTCTGCTGGAAACGATGGGGCCAATTGCAGTACTTTGAATCATATTCCGGCCATATACGAAGAAAGTTTTACTGTAGGTTCAGTCAGACAAGATTTAAAGATCAGTGATTTCAGCAGCAACGGACCCGTCGTCAATTATAAAAATACCCGAGTCAAACCCAATGTCGTTGCACCGGGTTCAGATGTATTGTCTGTTTTACCCGATGGAAGTTTTGCTTCCTGGAACGGTACCAGCATGGCAGGCCCTCATGTCGCCGGATTGGTGGCCTTGATGATCAGCGCAAATCCTCTGTTGGCAGGACAGGTTAACCGGATCGAACAAATCATTGAAGAAACCGCTACCCGCCTCAGTGCTGATTTTGATTGCTGGCCTTCCACCGGATCCAGTGTGCCCAACAATACCTATGGATTTGGATTTGTAAATGCAAAGGCTGCAGTTGAAAAGGCATTACTCGTTGTAGATGTAAAAAATAATTTGAATAACGAAATAAGCTTGTACCCAAATCCGGCAAAGAATTTCGTGATCGTTACAATGGATGGTTATCCTGGAATTCAAGTTGCAATTCAAAATGTTTTCGGAGAAAAAATTATGCAATTTCAAAATTCCGGAATACAACATAAGATCCACACAGAAGGATGGCTGCCGGGATTGTATTTTCTGACTACCGACAATGGGAAAGCAATCCCCTTTGTTGTTTCTTATTAA
- a CDS encoding type 2 isopentenyl-diphosphate Delta-isomerase: MPKGTTDRKKDHIELAFESQTEARQLDHRFYYEPALSGHPPFEQVLPFQFGNKTLSYPIWVSSMTGGTEKARKINENLAHACREFGLGLGLGSCRKLVDDPGCLPDFDMRDTIGSALPLFANLGIAQLEEWLAKGTPEKISGLVKRLQADGLIIHLNPFQEFMQPEGDHFKVKPVETIQKILDHFEFPVIVKEVGQGMGPASLKALLQMPLLAIEFGAFGGTNFSLLEIQRQNHNFKEDLLPLSMIGHTALQMVEYCNTISEEVKVQCQFLIISGGIKSFLDGYYLIQKSKIPAIYGQASGFLAHALGDYESLRSYVKNQLRGLQLAHAFLKVI; this comes from the coding sequence ATGCCAAAAGGAACCACAGACCGCAAAAAAGACCACATCGAACTTGCATTTGAGTCGCAAACAGAGGCCAGGCAGCTCGACCACCGCTTTTATTACGAACCGGCCTTAAGCGGGCACCCGCCATTTGAACAGGTCCTTCCCTTTCAGTTTGGCAACAAAACACTGTCGTATCCGATCTGGGTATCGAGCATGACCGGAGGCACGGAAAAGGCCCGGAAAATCAATGAAAACTTAGCACACGCCTGCAGGGAGTTTGGCCTGGGATTGGGGCTGGGTTCGTGCAGAAAACTGGTCGATGATCCTGGCTGTCTTCCCGACTTTGACATGAGGGATACCATAGGCAGCGCTTTGCCCCTTTTTGCAAATTTAGGGATCGCACAACTTGAAGAATGGCTGGCCAAAGGAACACCTGAAAAAATATCCGGTCTGGTTAAAAGATTACAGGCCGATGGATTGATCATTCATTTAAATCCATTTCAGGAATTTATGCAACCGGAAGGCGATCATTTCAAAGTAAAGCCTGTAGAAACCATCCAAAAAATTTTAGACCATTTTGAATTTCCGGTCATTGTAAAGGAAGTCGGACAAGGAATGGGACCAGCCTCTTTGAAGGCTCTTTTGCAGATGCCCTTACTGGCCATTGAATTTGGCGCTTTTGGCGGCACCAATTTCAGTTTATTGGAAATTCAACGCCAGAACCATAACTTTAAAGAAGATCTTTTACCCTTGTCGATGATCGGGCATACAGCTTTGCAAATGGTCGAATATTGTAATACTATTTCAGAAGAGGTCAAGGTACAATGTCAATTTTTAATCATTTCAGGAGGAATAAAAAGTTTTTTGGACGGCTATTATCTGATTCAAAAAAGTAAAATTCCGGCTATATATGGACAGGCTTCCGGGTTTTTAGCGCATGCTCTGGGGGATTACGAAAGTTTGAGATCGTATGTGAAAAATCAGTTGCGGGGATTGCAGTTGGCACATGCCTTCCTCAAAGTAATATGA